The following coding sequences are from one Rattus norvegicus strain BN/NHsdMcwi chromosome 11, GRCr8, whole genome shotgun sequence window:
- the Eif4g1 gene encoding eukaryotic translation initiation factor 4 gamma 1 isoform X3, with amino-acid sequence MNKAPQPTGPPPARSPGLPQPAFPPGQTAPVVFSTPQATQMNTPSQPRQGGFRSLQHFYPSRAQPPSSAASRVQSAAPARPGPAPHVYPAGSQVMMIPSQISYSASQGAYYIPGQGRSTYVVPTQQYPVQPGAPGFYPGASPTEFGTYAGAYYPAQSVQQFPASVAPAPVLMNQPPQIAPKRERKTIRIRDPNQGGKDITEEIMSGARTASTPTPPQTGGSLEPQPNGESPQVAVIIRPDDRSQGAAIGGRPGLPGPEHSPGTESQPSSPSPTPSPPPILEPGSESNLGVLSIPGDTMTTGMIPISVEESTPISCESGEPYCLSPEPTLAEPILEVEVTLSKPIPESEFSSSPLQVSTSLVPHRAETHEPNGVIPSEDLEPEVESSTEPAPPPLSACASESLVPIAPTAQPEELLNGAPSPPAVDLSPVSEPEEQAKEVPSAALASIVSPTPPVAPSDTSAAQEEEIEEDEDEDGEAESEKGGEDLPLDSTPVPAQLSQNLEVAAAPQVAVSVPKRRRKIKELNKKEAVGDLLDAFKEVDPAVPEVENQPPTGSNPSPESEGSAALPQPEEAEETWDSKEDKIHNAENIQPGEQKYEYKSDQWKPLNLEEKKRYDREFLLGFQFIFASMQKPEGLPHITDVVLDKANKTPLRSLDPSRLPGINCGPDFTPSFANLGRPTLSSRGPPRGGPGGELPRGPQAGLGPRRSQQGPRKETRKIISSVIMTEDIKLNKAEKAWKPSSKRTAADKDRGEEDADGSKTQDLFRRVRSILNKLTPQMFQQLMKQVTQLAIDTEERLKGVIDLIFEKAISEPNFSVAYANMCRCLMALKVPTTEKPTVTVNFRKLLLNRCQKEFEKDKDDDEVFEKKQKEMDEAATAEERGRLKEELEEARDIARRRSLGNIKFIGELFKLKMLTEAIMHDCVVKLLKNHDEESLECLCRLLTTIGKDLDFAKAKPRMDQYFNQMEKIIKEKKTSSRIRFMLQDVLDLRQSNWVPRRGDQGPKTIDQIHKEAEMEEHREHIKVQQLMAKGGDKRRGGPPGPPVNRGLPLVDDGGWNTVPISKGSRPIDTSRLTKITKPGSIDSNNQLFAPGGRLSWGKGSSGGSGAKPSDTASEATRPATLNRFSALQQTLPVENTDNRRVVQRSSLSRERGEKAGDRGDRLERSERGGDRGDRLDRARTPATKRSFSKEVEERSRERPSQPEGLRKAASLTEDRVKREATLPPVSPPKAALAVDEVERKSKAIIEEYLHLNDMKEAVQCVQELASPSLLFIFVRLGIESTLERSTIAREHMGRLLHQLLCAGHLSTAQYYQGLYETLELAEDMEIDIPHVWLYLAELITPILQEDGVPMGELFREITKPLRPMGKATSLLLEILGLLCKSMGPKKVGMLWREAGLSWREFLAEGQDVGSFVAEKKVEYTLGEESEAPGQRALAFEELRRQLEKLLKDGGSNQRVFDWIEANLNEQQIASNTLVRALMTTVCYSAIIFETPLRVDVQVLKVRARLLQKYLSDEQKELQALYALQALVVTLEQPANLLRMFFDALYDEDVVKEDAFYSWESSKDPAEQQGKGVALKSVTAFFNWLREAEDEESDHN; translated from the exons CACTTCTACCCTAGCCGGGCCCAGCCCCCTAGCAGTGCAGCCTCCCGAGTGCAGAGTGCAGCCCCTGCCCGTCCTGGCCCAGCTCCCCATGTCTACCCTGCTGGATCCCAAGTAATGATGATCCCTTCCCAGATCTCCTactcagcctcccaaggagcCTACTATATCCCTGGACAG gGGCGTTCCACATATGTTGTCCCAACACAGCAGTACCCTGTGCAGCCAGGAGCCCCAGGCTTCTATCCAGGTGCAAGCCCTACCGAGTTTGGGACCTATG CTGGAGCCTATTACCCAGCCCAGAGTGTGCAGCAGTTTCCTGCTAGTGTGGCTCCTGCCCCAGTTCTGATGAACCAGCCACCCCAGATTGCCCCTAAGAGGGAACGGAAAACT ATCCGAATTCGAGACCCAAACCAAGGAGGGAAGGATATCACAGAAGAGATCATGTCTGGGGCCCGTACTGCCTCCACACCCACTCCTCCCCAG ACGGGAGGCAGTCTGGAGCCTCAACCCAATGGGGAGTCGCCTCAGGTTGCTGTCATTATCCGGCCAG ATGACCGGTCACAGGGAGCAGCCATTGGGGGGCGGCCAGGGCTGCCTGGCCCAGAGCACAGCCCTGGCACAGAGTCTCAGCCTTCGTCGCCTTCTCCAACCCCATCACCACCCCCAATTTTGGAGCCGGGGTCTGAGTCTAATCTTGGAGTCCTCTCTATTCCTGGGGACACTATGACAACGGGGATGATACCAATTTCTGTAGAAGAATCGACCCCCATCTCTTGTGAATCTGGGGAGCCATATTGCCTCTCTCCAGAACCCACTCTTGCCGAACCCATACTGGAAGTAGAAGTGACACTCAGCAAACCCATTCCAGAATCTGAGTTCTCTTCCAGTCCTCTCCAGGTTTCCACGTCCCTGGTGCCTCACAGGGCTGAAACTCATGAGCCCAATGGCGTGATCCCATCTGAGGATCTGGAACCAGAGGTGGAGTCAAGCACGGAGCcagctcctccccctctttcaGCTTGTGCTTCTGAATCGCTTGTGCCCATTGCTCCAACTGCCCAACCCGAGGAGCTGCTCAATGGAGCCCCCTCGCCACCAGCTGTGGACCTCAGCCCCGTCAGTGAGCCCGAGGAGCAGGCCAAGGAGGTTCCCTCAGCGGCACTGGCCAGCATTGTCTCTCCCACTCCACCTGTGGCTCCTTCTGATACTTCTGCTGCTCaggaggaagaaatagaagaagatgaagatgaagatggagaagctgagagtgagaagggaggagaggacctCCCTCTCGATAGTACTCCTGTCCCAGCCCAATTGTCTCAGAATTTAGAGGTGGCAGCAGCTCCCCAAG TGGCAGTGTCTGTGCCAAAGAGGAGACGGAAAATTAAAGAGCTAAACAAGAAAGAGGCTGTGGGTGACCTTCTCGATGCCTTCAAGGAG GTGGACCCAGCAGTACCAGAGGTGGAGAATCAGCCTCCTACTGGCAGCAACCCAAGCCCAGAGTCTGAGGGCAGTGCTGCGCTCCCACAgcctgaggaagcagaggaaaccTGGGACTCTAAGGAAGACAAAATTCACAATGCCGAGAACATTCAGCCTGGGGAACAGAAGTACGAGTACAAGTCAG ATCAGTGGAAGCCTCTCAACCTTGAAGAGAAGAAGCGTTATGATAGGGAGTTCCTGCTGGGCTTTCAGTTCATCTTTGCCAGtatgcagaagccagaaggatTGCCCCATATCACTGATGTGGTGCTGGACAAG GCTAATAAAACACCACTTCGGTCACTGGATCCCTCCAGACTACCTGGCATAAACTGTGGCCCAGATTTCACTCCATCCTTTGCCAACCTTGGCCGACCAACCCTCAGCAGCCGTGGGCCCCCAAGGGGTGGGCCAGGTGGGGAGCTGCCCCGAGGGCCG caggctggcctgggacccaGGCGCTCTCAGCAGGGTCCACGGAAGGAAACTCGCAAGATCATTTCCTCAGTGATAATGACTGAAGACATAAAACTGAACAAAGCAGAGAAGGCGTGGAAACCCAGTAGCAAACGGACAGCCGCTGATAAGGATCGAGGGGAGGAGGATGCTGACGGAAGCAAGACCCAG GACCTGTTCCGAAGGGTACGCTCCATCTTGAATAAGCTGACACCCCAGATGTTTCAGCAGCTGATGAAGCAGGTGACACAGCTGGCCATTGACACGGAGGAACGCCTCAAAGGAGTCATTGACCTCATCTTCGAGAAAGCCATTTCAGAGCCCAACTTCTCTGTGGCTTATGCCAACATGTGCCGCTGCCTCATGGCG CTGAAAGTGCCCACTACAGAAAAGCCAACAGTGACTGTGAATTTTCGAAAACTGTTGTTAAATCGGTGTCAGAAAGAATTtgagaaagacaaagatgatgatgaagtttttgaaaaaaagcaaaaagaaatggATGAAGCTGCTACG GCAGAAGAACGGGGACGCCTGAAAGAAGAACTAGAAGAGGCCCGGGACATAGCTCGGCGGCGCTCTTTAGGGAATATCAAGTTCATTGGGGAGCTATTCAAGTTGAAGATGTTAACAGAAGCAATAATGCATGACTGTGTGGTCAAACTACTTAAAAACCATGATGAGGAGTCCCTAGAATGCCTCTGCCGTCTCCTCACCACGATTGGCAAAGACCTGGACTTTGCAAAAGCCAAG CCTCGAATGGATCAGTATTTCAACCAGATGgaaaaaatcattaaagaaaagaaGACCTCATCTCGCATCCGTTTTATGCTACAGGATGTGCTTGACCTGCGGCAG AGCAATTGGGTGCCGCGTCGCGGGGATCAGGGCCCCAAGACGATCGATCAGATTCACAAGGAGGCTGAAATGGAGGAACACAGGGAGCACATCAAGGTCCAGCAGCTCATGGCCAAGGGCGGCGACAAGCGTCGGGGCGGCCCTCCAGGCCCTCCTGTCA ACCGTGGCCTTCCACTTGTGGATGATGGTGGCTGGAATACAGTCCCCATCAGCAAAGGCAGTCGCCCCATTGACACCTCACGGCTCACCAAGATCACAAAG CCTGGGTCCATTGATTCTAACAACCAGCTCTTTGCACCTGGAGGACGACTGAGTTGGGGCAAGGGCAGCAGTGGGGGATCAGGAGCCAAACCCTCAGACACAG CATCGGAAGCTACTCGTCCAGCTACTTTGAATCGCTTTTCTGCTCTTCAACAAACATTACCCGTAGAGAACACAGATAACAGACGTGTTGTACAGAG GAGCAGCTTAAGCCGGGAACGAGGTGAGAAAGCTGGGGACCGGGGAGACCGGCTAGAGCGCAGTGAGCGGGGAGGTGACCGTGGGGACCGACTTGATCGTGCCAGAACACCTGCCACCAAGCGAAGTTTtagcaaagaagtggaggagcGGAGTAGAGAGCGGCCATCCCAGCCTGAGGGACTCCGCAAGGCAGCTAGCCTCACGGAGGATCGAG TGAAGCGGGAAGCCACTCTACCTCCAGTGAGCCCTCCAAAGGCTGCGCTCGCTGTGGATGAGGTGGAGAGGAAGTCGAAGGCCATCATTGAAGAGTATCTCCATCTCAATGACATGAAGGAGGCCGTGCAGTGCGTCCAGGAGCTGGCTTCACCCTCCCTGCTCTTCATCTTTGTACGGCTTGGCATCGAGTCCACGCTGGAGCGAAGCACCATTGCTCGTGAGCACATGGGGAGACTGCTGCACCAGCTACTCTGCGCAGGGCACCTCTCTACTGCCCAGTACTACCAAGG GCTGTATGAAACACTAGAATTGGCTGAGGACATGGAAATCGACATCCCTCATGTATGGCTTTACCTGGCAGAACTGATAACACCTATTCTTCAGGAAGACGGGGTACCCATGGGAGAGCTCTTTAG GGAAATTACGAAGCCTCTGAGACCCATGGGCAAAGCCACTTCTTTGTTGCTGGAGATCCTGGGTCTCTTATGCAAGAGCATG GGTCCCAAAAAGGTGGGAATGCTGTGGCGAGAGGCTGGGCTAAGCTGGAGGGAATTTCTAGCAGAAGGCCAAGACGTTGGCTCATTTGTGGCTGAAAAG AAGGTGGAATATACCTTGGGAGAAGAATCTGAAGCTCCTGGCCAGAGGGCACTTGCCTTTGAGGAGCTGCGAAGGCAGCTCGAGAAGCTGCTGAAGGACGGCGGCAGTAACCAGCGTGTGTTTGACTGGATAGAG GCCAACCTGAATGAGCAGCAGATAGCATCCAATACATTAGTTCGAGCCCTCATGACAACTGTCTGTTATTCTGCAATTATCT tTGAGACTCCTCTCCGAGTGGATGTTCAAGTGTTGAAAGTGCGAGCAAGACTGCTTCAGAAATACCTGAGTGATGAGCAGAAGGAGCTACAAGCACTCTATGCTCTCCAGGCCCTTGTAGTGACCTTAGAACAGCCTGCCA
- the Eif4g1 gene encoding eukaryotic translation initiation factor 4 gamma 1 isoform X10 produces MNKAPQPTGPPPARSPGLPQPAFPPGQTAPVVFSTPQATQMNTPSQPRQHFYPSRAQPPSSAASRVQSAAPARPGPAPHVYPAGSQVMMIPSQISYSASQGAYYIPGQGRSTYVVPTQQYPVQPGAPGFYPGASPTEFGTYAGAYYPAQSVQQFPASVAPAPVLMNQPPQIAPKRERKTIRIRDPNQGGKDITEEIMSGARTASTPTPPQTGGSLEPQPNGESPQVAVIIRPDDRSQGAAIGGRPGLPGPEHSPGTESQPSSPSPTPSPPPILEPGSESNLGVLSIPGDTMTTGMIPISVEESTPISCESGEPYCLSPEPTLAEPILEVEVTLSKPIPESEFSSSPLQVSTSLVPHRAETHEPNGVIPSEDLEPEVESSTEPAPPPLSACASESLVPIAPTAQPEELLNGAPSPPAVDLSPVSEPEEQAKEVPSAALASIVSPTPPVAPSDTSAAQEEEIEEDEDEDGEAESEKGGEDLPLDSTPVPAQLSQNLEVAAAPQVAVSVPKRRRKIKELNKKEAVGDLLDAFKEVDPAVPEVENQPPTGSNPSPESEGSAALPQPEEAEETWDSKEDKIHNAENIQPGEQKYEYKSDQWKPLNLEEKKRYDREFLLGFQFIFASMQKPEGLPHITDVVLDKANKTPLRSLDPSRLPGINCGPDFTPSFANLGRPTLSSRGPPRGGPGGELPRGPAGLGPRRSQQGPRKETRKIISSVIMTEDIKLNKAEKAWKPSSKRTAADKDRGEEDADGSKTQDLFRRVRSILNKLTPQMFQQLMKQVTQLAIDTEERLKGVIDLIFEKAISEPNFSVAYANMCRCLMALKVPTTEKPTVTVNFRKLLLNRCQKEFEKDKDDDEVFEKKQKEMDEAATAEERGRLKEELEEARDIARRRSLGNIKFIGELFKLKMLTEAIMHDCVVKLLKNHDEESLECLCRLLTTIGKDLDFAKAKPRMDQYFNQMEKIIKEKKTSSRIRFMLQDVLDLRQSNWVPRRGDQGPKTIDQIHKEAEMEEHREHIKVQQLMAKGGDKRRGGPPGPPVNRGLPLVDDGGWNTVPISKGSRPIDTSRLTKITKPGSIDSNNQLFAPGGRLSWGKGSSGGSGAKPSDTASEATRPATLNRFSALQQTLPVENTDNRRVVQRSSLSRERGEKAGDRGDRLERSERGGDRGDRLDRARTPATKRSFSKEVEERSRERPSQPEGLRKAASLTEDRVKREATLPPVSPPKAALAVDEVERKSKAIIEEYLHLNDMKEAVQCVQELASPSLLFIFVRLGIESTLERSTIAREHMGRLLHQLLCAGHLSTAQYYQGLYETLELAEDMEIDIPHVWLYLAELITPILQEDGVPMGELFREITKPLRPMGKATSLLLEILGLLCKSMGPKKVGMLWREAGLSWREFLAEGQDVGSFVAEKKVEYTLGEESEAPGQRALAFEELRRQLEKLLKDGGSNQRVFDWIEANLNEQQIASNTLVRALMTTVCYSAIIFETPLRVDVQVLKVRARLLQKYLSDEQKELQALYALQALVVTLEQPANLLRMFFDALYDEDVVKEDAFYSWESSKDPAEQQGKGVALKSVTAFFNWLREAEDEESDHN; encoded by the exons CACTTCTACCCTAGCCGGGCCCAGCCCCCTAGCAGTGCAGCCTCCCGAGTGCAGAGTGCAGCCCCTGCCCGTCCTGGCCCAGCTCCCCATGTCTACCCTGCTGGATCCCAAGTAATGATGATCCCTTCCCAGATCTCCTactcagcctcccaaggagcCTACTATATCCCTGGACAG gGGCGTTCCACATATGTTGTCCCAACACAGCAGTACCCTGTGCAGCCAGGAGCCCCAGGCTTCTATCCAGGTGCAAGCCCTACCGAGTTTGGGACCTATG CTGGAGCCTATTACCCAGCCCAGAGTGTGCAGCAGTTTCCTGCTAGTGTGGCTCCTGCCCCAGTTCTGATGAACCAGCCACCCCAGATTGCCCCTAAGAGGGAACGGAAAACT ATCCGAATTCGAGACCCAAACCAAGGAGGGAAGGATATCACAGAAGAGATCATGTCTGGGGCCCGTACTGCCTCCACACCCACTCCTCCCCAG ACGGGAGGCAGTCTGGAGCCTCAACCCAATGGGGAGTCGCCTCAGGTTGCTGTCATTATCCGGCCAG ATGACCGGTCACAGGGAGCAGCCATTGGGGGGCGGCCAGGGCTGCCTGGCCCAGAGCACAGCCCTGGCACAGAGTCTCAGCCTTCGTCGCCTTCTCCAACCCCATCACCACCCCCAATTTTGGAGCCGGGGTCTGAGTCTAATCTTGGAGTCCTCTCTATTCCTGGGGACACTATGACAACGGGGATGATACCAATTTCTGTAGAAGAATCGACCCCCATCTCTTGTGAATCTGGGGAGCCATATTGCCTCTCTCCAGAACCCACTCTTGCCGAACCCATACTGGAAGTAGAAGTGACACTCAGCAAACCCATTCCAGAATCTGAGTTCTCTTCCAGTCCTCTCCAGGTTTCCACGTCCCTGGTGCCTCACAGGGCTGAAACTCATGAGCCCAATGGCGTGATCCCATCTGAGGATCTGGAACCAGAGGTGGAGTCAAGCACGGAGCcagctcctccccctctttcaGCTTGTGCTTCTGAATCGCTTGTGCCCATTGCTCCAACTGCCCAACCCGAGGAGCTGCTCAATGGAGCCCCCTCGCCACCAGCTGTGGACCTCAGCCCCGTCAGTGAGCCCGAGGAGCAGGCCAAGGAGGTTCCCTCAGCGGCACTGGCCAGCATTGTCTCTCCCACTCCACCTGTGGCTCCTTCTGATACTTCTGCTGCTCaggaggaagaaatagaagaagatgaagatgaagatggagaagctgagagtgagaagggaggagaggacctCCCTCTCGATAGTACTCCTGTCCCAGCCCAATTGTCTCAGAATTTAGAGGTGGCAGCAGCTCCCCAAG TGGCAGTGTCTGTGCCAAAGAGGAGACGGAAAATTAAAGAGCTAAACAAGAAAGAGGCTGTGGGTGACCTTCTCGATGCCTTCAAGGAG GTGGACCCAGCAGTACCAGAGGTGGAGAATCAGCCTCCTACTGGCAGCAACCCAAGCCCAGAGTCTGAGGGCAGTGCTGCGCTCCCACAgcctgaggaagcagaggaaaccTGGGACTCTAAGGAAGACAAAATTCACAATGCCGAGAACATTCAGCCTGGGGAACAGAAGTACGAGTACAAGTCAG ATCAGTGGAAGCCTCTCAACCTTGAAGAGAAGAAGCGTTATGATAGGGAGTTCCTGCTGGGCTTTCAGTTCATCTTTGCCAGtatgcagaagccagaaggatTGCCCCATATCACTGATGTGGTGCTGGACAAG GCTAATAAAACACCACTTCGGTCACTGGATCCCTCCAGACTACCTGGCATAAACTGTGGCCCAGATTTCACTCCATCCTTTGCCAACCTTGGCCGACCAACCCTCAGCAGCCGTGGGCCCCCAAGGGGTGGGCCAGGTGGGGAGCTGCCCCGAGGGCCG gctggcctgggacccaGGCGCTCTCAGCAGGGTCCACGGAAGGAAACTCGCAAGATCATTTCCTCAGTGATAATGACTGAAGACATAAAACTGAACAAAGCAGAGAAGGCGTGGAAACCCAGTAGCAAACGGACAGCCGCTGATAAGGATCGAGGGGAGGAGGATGCTGACGGAAGCAAGACCCAG GACCTGTTCCGAAGGGTACGCTCCATCTTGAATAAGCTGACACCCCAGATGTTTCAGCAGCTGATGAAGCAGGTGACACAGCTGGCCATTGACACGGAGGAACGCCTCAAAGGAGTCATTGACCTCATCTTCGAGAAAGCCATTTCAGAGCCCAACTTCTCTGTGGCTTATGCCAACATGTGCCGCTGCCTCATGGCG CTGAAAGTGCCCACTACAGAAAAGCCAACAGTGACTGTGAATTTTCGAAAACTGTTGTTAAATCGGTGTCAGAAAGAATTtgagaaagacaaagatgatgatgaagtttttgaaaaaaagcaaaaagaaatggATGAAGCTGCTACG GCAGAAGAACGGGGACGCCTGAAAGAAGAACTAGAAGAGGCCCGGGACATAGCTCGGCGGCGCTCTTTAGGGAATATCAAGTTCATTGGGGAGCTATTCAAGTTGAAGATGTTAACAGAAGCAATAATGCATGACTGTGTGGTCAAACTACTTAAAAACCATGATGAGGAGTCCCTAGAATGCCTCTGCCGTCTCCTCACCACGATTGGCAAAGACCTGGACTTTGCAAAAGCCAAG CCTCGAATGGATCAGTATTTCAACCAGATGgaaaaaatcattaaagaaaagaaGACCTCATCTCGCATCCGTTTTATGCTACAGGATGTGCTTGACCTGCGGCAG AGCAATTGGGTGCCGCGTCGCGGGGATCAGGGCCCCAAGACGATCGATCAGATTCACAAGGAGGCTGAAATGGAGGAACACAGGGAGCACATCAAGGTCCAGCAGCTCATGGCCAAGGGCGGCGACAAGCGTCGGGGCGGCCCTCCAGGCCCTCCTGTCA ACCGTGGCCTTCCACTTGTGGATGATGGTGGCTGGAATACAGTCCCCATCAGCAAAGGCAGTCGCCCCATTGACACCTCACGGCTCACCAAGATCACAAAG CCTGGGTCCATTGATTCTAACAACCAGCTCTTTGCACCTGGAGGACGACTGAGTTGGGGCAAGGGCAGCAGTGGGGGATCAGGAGCCAAACCCTCAGACACAG CATCGGAAGCTACTCGTCCAGCTACTTTGAATCGCTTTTCTGCTCTTCAACAAACATTACCCGTAGAGAACACAGATAACAGACGTGTTGTACAGAG GAGCAGCTTAAGCCGGGAACGAGGTGAGAAAGCTGGGGACCGGGGAGACCGGCTAGAGCGCAGTGAGCGGGGAGGTGACCGTGGGGACCGACTTGATCGTGCCAGAACACCTGCCACCAAGCGAAGTTTtagcaaagaagtggaggagcGGAGTAGAGAGCGGCCATCCCAGCCTGAGGGACTCCGCAAGGCAGCTAGCCTCACGGAGGATCGAG TGAAGCGGGAAGCCACTCTACCTCCAGTGAGCCCTCCAAAGGCTGCGCTCGCTGTGGATGAGGTGGAGAGGAAGTCGAAGGCCATCATTGAAGAGTATCTCCATCTCAATGACATGAAGGAGGCCGTGCAGTGCGTCCAGGAGCTGGCTTCACCCTCCCTGCTCTTCATCTTTGTACGGCTTGGCATCGAGTCCACGCTGGAGCGAAGCACCATTGCTCGTGAGCACATGGGGAGACTGCTGCACCAGCTACTCTGCGCAGGGCACCTCTCTACTGCCCAGTACTACCAAGG GCTGTATGAAACACTAGAATTGGCTGAGGACATGGAAATCGACATCCCTCATGTATGGCTTTACCTGGCAGAACTGATAACACCTATTCTTCAGGAAGACGGGGTACCCATGGGAGAGCTCTTTAG GGAAATTACGAAGCCTCTGAGACCCATGGGCAAAGCCACTTCTTTGTTGCTGGAGATCCTGGGTCTCTTATGCAAGAGCATG GGTCCCAAAAAGGTGGGAATGCTGTGGCGAGAGGCTGGGCTAAGCTGGAGGGAATTTCTAGCAGAAGGCCAAGACGTTGGCTCATTTGTGGCTGAAAAG AAGGTGGAATATACCTTGGGAGAAGAATCTGAAGCTCCTGGCCAGAGGGCACTTGCCTTTGAGGAGCTGCGAAGGCAGCTCGAGAAGCTGCTGAAGGACGGCGGCAGTAACCAGCGTGTGTTTGACTGGATAGAG GCCAACCTGAATGAGCAGCAGATAGCATCCAATACATTAGTTCGAGCCCTCATGACAACTGTCTGTTATTCTGCAATTATCT tTGAGACTCCTCTCCGAGTGGATGTTCAAGTGTTGAAAGTGCGAGCAAGACTGCTTCAGAAATACCTGAGTGATGAGCAGAAGGAGCTACAAGCACTCTATGCTCTCCAGGCCCTTGTAGTGACCTTAGAACAGCCTGCCA